The Vicinamibacteria bacterium genome segment GCGACGATGGCGTTCAGGTCGAGGACTCGAGGCTGCAGGACCTGCTTGCGGCTGAAGGCAAGGAGTTGGCGGGTCAGGCCAGCCGCCCGCTCGGCGGCCTTCAGAATGTCGTTGGCGTATCTCTGGAGCTTCGGGTTGTCGGGCAGGCGGGCGGCGAGCAGCTCGCCGTAGCCCGTAATCACTCCCAAGAGGTTGTTGAAGTCGTGGGCAACCCCACCCGCGAGCCGGCCCACGGAGTCCATCTTCTGCGATTGAAGAAGCTGGGTCTCGAGATGCTTTCTCTCCGTGACATCGGTCACCAGGACAAGCCCCGCCTTCCGGCCCCTGAACTCGATCGAGCCCACGGCAACCTCCACGTCGATGAGGCTGCCGTCCTTCTTGCGGTGCGCCGAAGCCCGCGGTGAGTGCGAGGCCTTCTGATCTGCCTCCGCGGGGCGGCGGACGGCGCCCTCGTCCCGGAGCTGAGCCTCATCGAACCGACCGATGTCCCGGATCGTCATGCTCAGGAACTCAGCGTGGGAGTACCCGTAATGTTTGACGGCGGCGTCATTGACGGCAAGGAAAGCCAGGGTCTCTTCGTCATAGACCCACATGGGCTGAGGGTTGCTGTCGAAGAGCAGCCGGTATTGCTCCTCGCTCTCCAGAAGCCTGAGCTCCGCTTGCTTCCGGGGGGTGACGTCCGACCACGATCCGACGACCTCGGTTGGGTTCCCGTTGGCGTCTCGTAGCAACCTCTGCTCGTCGCCGACCCAACGGTAGGTTCCGTCCTTGTGGCGGAAGCGGTACTCTCGGCTGACGTAGCCCTCCGACAGCAGGCGCGGGACTTGACCGATGACCCTCTCCAGATCTTCCGGATGAAGGTGTTCGGCCCACCACTCCGCTCCCTTGTTTTCCTTCTGCGTGTAGCCGGTGAGGCGCCAGATGTTCGCGCTCACCCACATCGGTATAAGCTCCCCTCCTTCGACCTTGAGGGAATACAGGACGGCTGGGCTCGACGAAACGACGTGGGCAAGCCGCTCTTGAGCCGCGCGTAAGGCGGCATCCCGTTCTTGAATCTGATGCAGCATGTCGTTGAACGTCGAGACCAGAAGGCCGAGTTCGTCGCGGCCTTGGGCAACTGCGCGCACAGAGTAGTCTCTATGGCTGGAGACCCGCTGTGCGGTCTCCGCCAGGTGGAGGACGGGTCCTGTGATGAGGCGTTGGAACCGCGAAGCCGTCCAATACGCGACGATCAAGGAGATGAGGAGCACCCCGGACGCAATGGCGGCGTAGCGCTGCAAGCGCGTTGTCATCTCGCTCAAGTCCGACTCGATCAGGACCGTGCCGATGGGAGAGTTGTCGAACTGGATCGGGCGGAAGAGCACCAAGCGCCGGCTTTCGAAAGCATGTCCTGCCGCCTGACCGGAGGGGGGCCGTGGCAGGGAAGCGACTGGGGAGGCGACGTCGCGTAGGTAAGAGGCGAAGAGCGTACCGTCGAGGGTGTAGAGGGCGGCGGACACGATGTGCGGCTCCGCACGCAGGGCTCGCAGGGTGGCGGTTGCCGAGTCGGGGTCCTGGAAGACGATTGCGGCGCTGGACTGTCTGCCCACGATCTCCGCCTCGGCGGAGAGGTTGCGGACCATGGTGGCGCGATATGTCACGAGCTCGTAAATCACAAAGGCGGCGCAGGCCAGGAGGAGGGCTAGGCCCGCGGAGGCGGTGGTGATGGCGACGACCTTCCCACGAAGCGATATGTCGCGAAGAGGGCGCGTGGTCAGCCTCCGGAGGGCGGCTTGCCGGCCCGCGCGGTGTTGAGGTGCTCGGAGTGAATCGCCCAGGGCGCATGCGCGGGCGCAGAGGCGTTGATGGCCCTGCCGCACAGGTTTTCGGGGCGGACGGGCTCCTTGGATCCTCTTCGAGGATGGTGCTTACGAAGGCCTCGTCTTCGGGGCGCGGGGAGTCGGACGCCGAGCAGGAGGCCGCAGGGCACGGCCAGTGCTCGGCTTGCCCGAAATTGCGACCGCACACATCTGAGCTGTCCGGGCCCAGTCCTGCGCGCAACCATCGGCTCACCTGGCCGCAATCGGCTCGACGAGCGGAGTTGTCGAACGGGGGCCGCGTAGGGGAGCAGTCACCCGCTTCGAGGAGGGAGGCTCGGGGCGGTCGCGTCGAATGGATGGTACTTCTTTTGGACGACCAAGTCGATGGGAGAGAGTGCGGGTCTTCATCGAGCATCCGATGACACGTTTCCAAGTGGCGGCCTTGGGGACAAGCGACGGGGTTGCCAGATTTGGGCCATTTTCGTTGTGCCTCTCGGCCAGCCGCGGGGAGTCGCAGGTGCGTCAACGGCCGAACCGTGTGCAACTTCCGGGGAGATCGTCGGCAAGAGGAGACTGGGCACGGGAGTTGCACCAACTCCAAGTGGTATGGACCTGACGACGAAGGGTAGGAGCGAGCACCGCTGCGACGCCTGCGGCAAGATGTTTGCCTTGGCCTGCCGATATCCCTCGGACGGGACGCGGCTGGCGATCTATATGTCTTGTCCGCACTGCGGCGTGGGTGGCTTCGTCTCGGCGCCGAGCGCGGTCAGGAAGGAGTCGGACGGCGCCCTGGTCATCTCCCTCGAATATCGGGTCGAAGCGATCGGCTAAACCGCGACCGCGGGCCCGGGGTTCAGCGCCGCTTCACAACGATCAATGTTTGGTCGTCGTTGACCCGGCCCGCACCCACGTGACGGGCGACCTGCTCAAAGATCGCGTCGGCAAGGGCCCGCGCCTCTCGGCCGCGTTCTCGGACAGCAACAGCGGCCACTCCGTGTTGCCCGAACTCCGCTTCACTGGCGTCCCGGGCCTCGGCGATACCATCGGAGAAGACCACGAGAGCGTCCCCCAGGCCGATGGTGCAGCTGTTGTTGGCATAGGCCGCGGAGGGGAATACCCCGAGAACGGGTCCGCCCTCGCCTAGGCTCAGGACCCGGCCGTCGGCTCGGACAATGACGGGCGGATAGTGGCCGGCGTTGACGAACGTGAGCTGACCGCCGGCGGCATCGAGTCTGCCCAGGAACATGCTCGCGTAGCGGTTCTCGGGGATCGTCTCGCAGAGGGTGACGTTGGCGCGAGCCAGGCTGGCGGCAGGAGGGCCCTCCGTCCAGTGGGCTCGCACAGCCGCCCGCAGCAAGGCCATCAACAGGGCAGCCGCCGTACCTTTGCCAGACACATCCCCGAGGGCGAGGAGAAGCTGGCCGCGGTCGAGGAGGAAATCGTAGTAGTCTCCGCCGACGGAGCTGCAGAGCCGATTGGACGCGGCGAGGTCGTAGCCGGGCAAATCGGGAAGGATCTGGGGCAAGAGGCTGGCCTGGATCTCCCCTGCCTTCCGCAGCTCCTCGCGCAGCTTTTGGTGGTCAAGGCTCTCAGCTTGCAGCCGGGCGCCCTCGATCCGGATGGCAGCGAGATTGGCCAGGGCGCTCAGGAATTGGAGATCCTCCACCGTGAAACAAGTCGGCTCCTCGAGGCTGTCGAGATAGATCAGGCCGATCACCGCCTCCTGCTGGCCGGATCCGGCAGTGAACCAGAGGGGGGCGCACATGAGCGAGCGGACCCCACTGGCCGCGAGGCTCTCCTGGCCCGCGAACCCGGCATCTTCGAGAAGCCGCGGAACCAGAAGGGACACGCGGTCCTCCAGAACGCGGCGGGTGATGCTGCGGCTGAGCCGGTCGAAAGCCGTTCCGTGCCGCGTGCGGCTGGCCTTGATGATTGGCATCGGGGGATGACCCTCTAGGAGGGCGATGCAGCCCCGCTCGGCGGGAAGGACCTCGAAGAGCTGATCGAGCACCCGCTCGAAGAGCTCCCGGAGGTTACGGTTTGTCGTGAGGGCGCCGGCGGCTCGGATGAGGTGGGCCAAGATCCGGTGGCGACGTCCTTGCTCCCCAGGGTCGAGGTCGGGCTTGGTTTCCTCCAGGTCCGAGATGTCTCTCGACGGGATGGCCTTTTGCGTGTTCAGGGACTGCTGTCCTCCGCCCGGAGCCTCCTCGTCCAGCGTCAGGTGATGGCGCCCCAGGTCAATGGCGTCTCCCGGTCGAATGGGACGATCGGATCGGAGGCGCTGTCCATTGACGCGGGTGCCGTTCCGGCTGCCCAAATCCCTCAAGATGTGGCCCTCCGGCGTTCGCAGGATCTCCGCGTGGCGCCGGGACAACTTGGGGTCGGGGAGGGCGAGGTCGTTGTCGGCCGCACGCCCTATCCGGATCCGATCCCTCATGAGCCGGAAGCCCCGCTGCGACCCGTCGGGAGCCCGAATGTGAATCGCTACCATTGTTAGTAAGGCGAGGCTAACTCTCCCGGGTCTGAAGGGTCAAGAAGCCCTACCCCAGAAGCCCGGCCCCGAAGGGTCAGAGGTTGAACAAAGGACGGGGTCAAGGGCACCGTGGGCGGGACCGGTGCGGACGGCAAACCGACCCACCGGGGGCGGGCGCACGGCGGGACTGCAGACTGGCCCTGTTGCTCCTCAGGCCGAGCGGCCGCAACCTCGACAGCGTTCGGCTGCCAGTTCGACTAGCTCGCCACACCACCTGCACGTCTGCGCCTCCGCCCGCAAGGCCAAGGCGCAGGCCGGGCACTTGGTGGCTCCGCCGTTCAGGGTTTGGCCGCACGCGGGGCAACGGAGGTACCCGCCCTCGGTATCGAACTCCCGCTCGACGGCGGCCAGGGCTTCGGGGTCGGCGTCGAGCAGAGGTGCGATCACCCTGAACGCGTGGGCTCGATTTTCGTTGCTGACCGCCAGCGCGAAACGGGCCAGATCCGATTGCGCCGTCGAGCGTTGACAGACAAAGCGGAACGGTATCTCCACCTCGATCAACCGCTCGGCCACGGGTTTGAGGTCGGCGGCAGCGCGGCCGGAGTAGATGATGCTCTCTCCTTGCGGGGGCCGATCCGAGGATGCTTCCGGCGGCGGGCCCCCGGTCGGGGCATGGTCGGAGTTGGGAGGCCTCGCCGGGATCACACCCCCGTGGCCATCATCGTAGCGGGCTTCCAGTTCTCCCCCGCAATCGGCGCAGCGCTCAATTTCCGGTCGGTACTCCTCGCCGCATCGGCGGCACACCTTGAAGGCCAGCAGCATGTTGTAACGATGATACCCCTGGTGACCTTCCGCCCAGAGCGTAGATGGAGGTAGCCCAGTTGGCCTGGATTCCGGACCGGGCCATACCACCTCTTGCTTGCCCATGTTTCTTGACAAGACGGAACAGCCTTATCGAGTCTTTGCGCGTTTCGACGAGGCTGGGCGTCTCACTTTTCTGGCGGGCACCATTCAAATGGGGCCCATGAGCGAGATCGGAAGGACGGTGATGGGAAACCGGCCGACCTGCCCCCCCGGTTGGTGGACCCTCTCTGCCGGCCCAGCGCGGTGGCTCTGGAGAAGGCCCTAGAAAAGGGCAGTCCGACCTGTGTTCCCGATTCGCGACACTGCCCCAACCACGCCATTTCAAGGGCGGGGGGGCAGGCCAAACTGGGGGCGCGCCCTCCCGCTTACTTCTCCTTACCCTCTTTACCCCCGACGACCTCGACCTCGCTCAAGCGCACGGGCTCGATGCCGTAGTTCTCGATCTCGACCGAGCGGGTGTCCTTGTTGTAAGTGATCTTGGCGGCGGTCACGAGCTTGCCCACGCCCTTGCCGTCTTTGGTCAGCCGGAGCTCGGCGAGGGTGAACTCGTAGTCGACGGAACGGGGTTGGTTTCTGAGCTCCCAAAAGCTCATCGGGCGGTCGGTGGCGATGATCACGCGCCGCCCCCCGTCCCCGAAGGGCTCCAGCCGGGCGTAGCGAACGTCCCAGCCCAAGCGGTTCGAGCTCGAGATATAGCCGGCCCGCGGCTTGATCTTCTGAAGGGCGGTGAGCAGAGCATCCGATCCCTTCTCGATCAGTGCGCTCCGCAGCTGCTCGCGCTCCTCGTCGGTCGACCATCGTTCGATCACGATGTCGATTGTCCCCGCACGGGGACGGCTGAGGCCGCTCATGTCCACGGCGAAGGCACGCAGTCGCAGCAGGGCCTTGTCGTCTGCGGTCGCCGGGGAGATCGTGCTTAAGACGGCGAGGACGAACATCAGAACGGATAACCGCCGAGGCGTCATCATGGCTTCCCTCCTGGTAGCGACGTTCGCCCCAGATACTACGCCTGTCAATGCTCAATTCACTTCGTTTTCGTCCACGTGGCCTACGCGAAGGGGGCCATCAGGTTTCCCCCGGGGCGCCTCGGCCGGGCCCGTCGCCGCGAGGGTGGACCGAGTCGAGGGAAGAGCCCAGTTGGCCCCGTCGGCCGTCGCGCTTTCGCTCTGCGAGCAGTTGGCTTAGGATGTCGGAGGCGTAAGCGCTGCCATCCGGCCGAGGCTAAAAGGGAAACGGCGCGGGAGAGAGCTAAGTAAAGGTGCCTCCAGGAGAACTGACCGACTAGTGACCACGTCCCACGTTCTTAAGGAGGCTCCATGTTAAGGCGAGTGGTACCTCTGGCCGGGGTACTGGCCGTAGTGTCCTCGATCGGAGGGTGCAGCTCGTCGACGTCCCCCAGCGGCACCGCGTCCCCAACCCCCGGACCCAACACGGTGGCCTTGGGTTCGGTCGCGCCCCTGGCTCACCAGTTCTTTGCGATCCCCGTCCACACCGACATCGGGGGAACCCTCACCTTACAGGTCACTTGGACCTCCGCCACCGACGTCCTCTTGGTTGGGGTTGCTACCTCGAGCTGTACCGTTACCGCCTACCTGAACGGGGCGTGCACTTTTCTAGGCGTCGACGAAAGCGCGGCCACCACGCCGAGCAAGACATTGGCCACCCCGGTCGAGCCCGCGAACACCTACGTCGTCATCATCGACAACCAGGGTCCCGGCAACGAATCCGTCACCTACACCCTAACGCGCTCCTGAGCCGGACAGGACGACGACGGGGTCCCATGCGCCCGGGTCCGGGAGCCCGGCCGGGTTGTCGCGGAGGGGCAACCGGCCCGATAAGGGTGGGAATCGAGACCCCGGCCTTTGCATCTGTTGGGTGCGCTCCGGATCCCGAGGGCGGGCGGGTCGGTTATCCTGAAGGCGTGACGGGGCCACGGAAGCCGGTGGTTGCCCTGACCGTGGGCGATCCCGCGGGGATCGGGCCTGAAGTTGTCTTACGGGCCCTGGATACGTCGGATCGCCCCGATGTGCCCTTTGTGGTCTACGGCCCCCTCGCTTCGCTTCAGGATCGCAGCCGGCGGTTCGGCCTCAAGACGCCGGAAGACCTGGGCGTCCCCGTCGTCGACATCCCACTGGAAGAGCCTGTGTCTCTGGGCGTTAGCTCAGCAGCGGGGGGTCGTGCGGCGGCTAGAGCCGTGTTGCGCGCGGCAAAAGACGCGAGGTCCGGGCGCGTGGATGCGCTCGTGACCGCGCCCCTGAACAAGGAGTCGTTGGCGGCGGCGGGCTATGCGTGGCCCGGGCATACTGAGATGCTGGCGGAGGCGGCGGAGACGCCGAACGTGGCCATGATGTTTGTGGGAGGGGGCCTCCGGGTGGCCCTTCTCACCATCCACCGCTCCCTGCGGTCGGTGGCGGACGCCGTGACGGGGGAGGAGATCCGGCGCGTGGTGCGGCTGGTCCATCGCGAGCTACCGCGCTTTGGGGCCCCCCGCCGGCGTATCGCCCTT includes the following:
- a CDS encoding SpoIIE family protein phosphatase, coding for MRDRIRIGRAADNDLALPDPKLSRRHAEILRTPEGHILRDLGSRNGTRVNGQRLRSDRPIRPGDAIDLGRHHLTLDEEAPGGGQQSLNTQKAIPSRDISDLEETKPDLDPGEQGRRHRILAHLIRAAGALTTNRNLRELFERVLDQLFEVLPAERGCIALLEGHPPMPIIKASRTRHGTAFDRLSRSITRRVLEDRVSLLVPRLLEDAGFAGQESLAASGVRSLMCAPLWFTAGSGQQEAVIGLIYLDSLEEPTCFTVEDLQFLSALANLAAIRIEGARLQAESLDHQKLREELRKAGEIQASLLPQILPDLPGYDLAASNRLCSSVGGDYYDFLLDRGQLLLALGDVSGKGTAAALLMALLRAAVRAHWTEGPPAASLARANVTLCETIPENRYASMFLGRLDAAGGQLTFVNAGHYPPVIVRADGRVLSLGEGGPVLGVFPSAAYANNSCTIGLGDALVVFSDGIAEARDASEAEFGQHGVAAVAVRERGREARALADAIFEQVARHVGAGRVNDDQTLIVVKRR
- the pdxA gene encoding 4-hydroxythreonine-4-phosphate dehydrogenase PdxA — protein: MTGPRKPVVALTVGDPAGIGPEVVLRALDTSDRPDVPFVVYGPLASLQDRSRRFGLKTPEDLGVPVVDIPLEEPVSLGVSSAAGGRAAARAVLRAAKDARSGRVDALVTAPLNKESLAAAGYAWPGHTEMLAEAAETPNVAMMFVGGGLRVALLTIHRSLRSVADAVTGEEIRRVVRLVHRELPRFGAPRRRIALCGLNPHAGENGLFGREERDVLSPAVAALRGEGLDVSGPFAADSLFVRAVRGEFDAVVAAYHDQGLIPVKLLAFGHAVNVTLGLPFVRTSVDHGTGFDIVEKGIADGRSLVAAMSLAVALAEQKLASGGSVGGTDTPRA
- a CDS encoding PAS domain S-box protein gives rise to the protein MTYRATMVRNLSAEAEIVGRQSSAAIVFQDPDSATATLRALRAEPHIVSAALYTLDGTLFASYLRDVASPVASLPRPPSGQAAGHAFESRRLVLFRPIQFDNSPIGTVLIESDLSEMTTRLQRYAAIASGVLLISLIVAYWTASRFQRLITGPVLHLAETAQRVSSHRDYSVRAVAQGRDELGLLVSTFNDMLHQIQERDAALRAAQERLAHVVSSSPAVLYSLKVEGGELIPMWVSANIWRLTGYTQKENKGAEWWAEHLHPEDLERVIGQVPRLLSEGYVSREYRFRHKDGTYRWVGDEQRLLRDANGNPTEVVGSWSDVTPRKQAELRLLESEEQYRLLFDSNPQPMWVYDEETLAFLAVNDAAVKHYGYSHAEFLSMTIRDIGRFDEAQLRDEGAVRRPAEADQKASHSPRASAHRKKDGSLIDVEVAVGSIEFRGRKAGLVLVTDVTERKHLETQLLQSQKMDSVGRLAGGVAHDFNNLLGVITGYGELLAARLPDNPKLQRYANDILKAAERAAGLTRQLLAFSRKQVLQPRVLDLNAIVAEMEKMLRRLIGEDVQLITIFDKRLAGVQADPGQMEQVLMNLAVNARDAMPRGGRLTIETANVDLDATYARSRPGVKPGPHVMLAVSDTGHGMEPEVLDHIFEPFFTTKEAGKGTGLGLATVHGIVKQSGGHIFVYSERGQGTTFKIYLPRVAAGKVAETAAAPPAEQHGGSETVLLVEDEESLRGIVRECLEASGYSVIEARHAAHALELAEGHSAPIHLLITDVIMPGMSGSQLAATFTAIHAETKVLYMSGYTDDAVVLHGVLAADVSFLQKPFTTEALARKVREVLDHR